In Pantoea cypripedii, the following proteins share a genomic window:
- the ccmA gene encoding cytochrome c biogenesis heme-transporting ATPase CcmA: MLEVINLSCVRDERTLFNGLSFRVEAGDIVQIEGPNGAGKTSLLRLLAGLSREEEGEVQWQGQPIRQQRETWHQNLLYLGHHPGVKSVLSPLENLHFWHGDSHGEAIFAALEQVDLLGYEEVPVAQLSAGQQRRVALARLWLSPATLWILDEPLTAIDKAGVEKLMARFAWHADNGGAVVLTTHQDLPDSAQRVRKIRLTSEWA, from the coding sequence ATGCTCGAAGTCATTAATCTCTCTTGCGTTCGCGATGAGCGTACCCTGTTCAATGGGCTGAGTTTTCGTGTTGAAGCAGGTGACATTGTGCAAATAGAAGGGCCGAATGGCGCAGGCAAAACGTCGCTGTTACGTTTACTGGCGGGACTGAGCCGGGAGGAAGAGGGCGAGGTGCAGTGGCAGGGGCAGCCGATACGGCAGCAACGGGAAACATGGCATCAAAACCTGCTTTATCTCGGCCATCATCCGGGGGTGAAATCGGTACTCTCCCCGCTGGAGAATCTGCATTTCTGGCATGGCGACAGCCACGGTGAGGCGATTTTTGCAGCACTGGAGCAGGTGGATCTGCTGGGTTATGAAGAGGTGCCGGTGGCGCAGCTTTCGGCCGGACAACAACGGCGCGTGGCGCTGGCTCGATTGTGGCTCAGTCCGGCAACGTTGTGGATTCTGGATGAACCGTTAACGGCAATCGATAAAGCCGGAGTGGAAAAACTCATGGCGCGTTTTGCCTGGCATGCCGATAACGGTGGGGCAGTGGTGCTGACCACGCATCAGGATTTACCGGATAGCGCGCAGCGCGTGCGCAAAATCCGCCTGACGTCGGAGTGGGCATGA
- the ccmE gene encoding cytochrome c maturation protein CcmE has translation MNIRRRNRLYVVVAVLVGLGLATALVMYALRSNIDLFYTPSEILYGKGENHQKPEPGQRLRVGGMVMPGSVKRDPKTLAVSFKLYDANGVVSVSYEGILPDLFREGQGIVAQGVLEDGNLVNAKEVLAKHDEKYTPPEIQDAMKKNHKGPAATYQQAGAQS, from the coding sequence GTGAATATCCGTCGTCGTAACCGCCTGTATGTGGTGGTGGCGGTATTGGTGGGCTTAGGCCTGGCCACCGCATTGGTGATGTACGCGCTGCGTTCCAACATCGACCTGTTCTACACCCCGAGTGAAATCTTGTACGGCAAGGGCGAGAACCATCAGAAACCTGAGCCAGGCCAGCGTCTGCGCGTGGGTGGCATGGTGATGCCGGGCAGCGTTAAACGTGATCCGAAAACCCTTGCTGTGTCGTTCAAACTGTATGACGCCAACGGCGTGGTGAGTGTCAGCTACGAAGGTATCCTGCCGGACCTGTTCCGTGAAGGGCAGGGTATTGTGGCGCAGGGCGTGCTGGAAGACGGCAACCTGGTGAACGCCAAAGAAGTGCTGGCGAAGCACGATGAAAAATATACGCCACCGGAAATTCAGGACGCGATGAAGAAAAACCACAAAGGACCTGCGGCAACATACCAGCAGGCGGGTGCCCAATCATGA
- a CDS encoding heme ABC transporter permease, with amino-acid sequence MWKWLNQWAKPEKLYQLCGRLIPWFAVLGVATLLLGWAWGFGFAPADYQQGDSFRIMYIHVPAAMWSMGVYASMAIAAFIGLVWQMKMADLVSAAMAPVGAVFTFIALITGSAWGKPMWGTWWIWDARLTSELVLLFLYMGVIALYHAFDDRRTAGRAAGILILVGVINLPIIHFSVQWWNTLHQGSSGILQQDIAPSMRTPLRWAILGYLLVFISLTLMRLRNMILFTERHRPWAIEVAQGGRKS; translated from the coding sequence ATGTGGAAATGGTTAAACCAGTGGGCAAAGCCTGAAAAGCTGTATCAGCTTTGTGGCCGCTTAATTCCCTGGTTCGCGGTACTGGGGGTTGCCACCTTGTTGCTGGGGTGGGCGTGGGGTTTTGGTTTTGCGCCCGCCGATTATCAGCAGGGTGACAGCTTCCGCATCATGTACATCCATGTGCCTGCGGCGATGTGGTCAATGGGCGTGTATGCGTCGATGGCGATTGCGGCGTTTATCGGCCTGGTGTGGCAGATGAAGATGGCTGACCTGGTATCGGCGGCGATGGCACCGGTTGGGGCGGTGTTCACCTTTATCGCGCTGATCACCGGTTCTGCCTGGGGTAAACCCATGTGGGGTACCTGGTGGATTTGGGATGCGCGTCTGACCTCCGAACTGGTACTGCTGTTCCTTTATATGGGAGTGATTGCGCTGTATCACGCCTTTGACGACCGCCGTACTGCGGGTCGTGCCGCCGGGATTCTGATTCTGGTCGGTGTGATTAACCTGCCAATCATCCACTTCTCGGTGCAATGGTGGAATACCCTGCATCAGGGCTCGTCTGGCATCCTGCAACAGGATATTGCGCCAAGCATGCGTACTCCGCTGCGCTGGGCCATTCTCGGTTATTTGCTGGTCTTCATCTCGCTGACGTTGATGCGCCTGCGCAACATGATTTTGTTTACCGAACGTCATCGCCCCTGGGCGATTGAGGTAGCACAGGGAGGGCGCAAATCATGA
- the ccmD gene encoding heme exporter protein CcmD has translation MTPAFSSWQDFFAMGGYAFYVWLAVVLTLIPLIGLVLHTVLFRRRLLAEIRQRQSRERRIRAAKSKKAASEAAGESV, from the coding sequence ATGACGCCAGCTTTCTCTTCCTGGCAGGATTTCTTTGCCATGGGCGGTTATGCCTTTTATGTCTGGCTCGCCGTCGTCTTAACGCTGATTCCGCTGATTGGTCTGGTGCTGCACACCGTGCTGTTTCGCCGCCGGTTACTGGCGGAAATTCGCCAGCGTCAATCCAGGGAGCGTCGCATCCGTGCGGCCAAATCGAAGAAAGCCGCCAGTGAAGCGGCAGGAGAATCCGTGTGA
- a CDS encoding formate/nitrite transporter family protein, protein MKSSSSVPQGPNDVESDEKDQGKEIEVDEDALPSRAAAIHEEIRQDGEKELERDGMALLWSAIAAGLSMGASLMAKGIFQVHLAGVPGAFLLENLGYTFGFVIVIMARQQLFTENTVTAVLPVMHKPTSGNFLLLLRLWGVVLAGNLIGTALGALAFNHMPIFDDATRQAFTVISEKVMENTPGEMFANAVISGWIIATMVWMFPYAGAAKIVVIVMMTWLVALGDLAHIVVGSVEVLYLVFAGNIAWHEFFWPFALPTLLGNITGGTLIFALISHAQIRNDMSEAAKAKARAEQKRKER, encoded by the coding sequence ATGAAATCGTCATCATCAGTTCCACAAGGTCCAAATGATGTAGAAAGCGACGAAAAAGATCAGGGTAAGGAAATTGAAGTCGATGAGGATGCTCTGCCCTCCCGTGCCGCAGCCATTCATGAAGAGATTCGCCAGGACGGGGAAAAAGAGCTGGAGCGCGATGGCATGGCCCTGTTGTGGTCGGCAATTGCTGCCGGTCTTTCTATGGGGGCATCCCTGATGGCCAAGGGGATTTTCCAGGTGCACCTTGCAGGCGTACCCGGCGCATTTTTGCTGGAAAATCTGGGCTATACCTTCGGATTTGTCATTGTGATCATGGCGCGCCAGCAGCTGTTCACCGAAAACACTGTTACCGCGGTATTACCCGTGATGCACAAACCCACCTCGGGTAATTTTCTGTTGCTGTTGCGCTTATGGGGCGTGGTACTGGCAGGTAACCTGATCGGTACGGCGCTGGGCGCGCTGGCGTTTAATCATATGCCAATTTTCGACGATGCCACTCGTCAGGCATTCACCGTCATTAGTGAAAAAGTGATGGAGAATACTCCGGGGGAGATGTTCGCCAATGCGGTGATTTCCGGCTGGATCATCGCCACCATGGTGTGGATGTTTCCCTATGCCGGGGCTGCGAAAATCGTGGTGATTGTGATGATGACCTGGCTGGTCGCGCTGGGCGATTTGGCGCATATCGTGGTGGGTTCGGTGGAAGTGCTGTATCTGGTGTTTGCCGGCAACATCGCGTGGCATGAATTTTTCTGGCCCTTTGCCCTGCCAACGCTGCTCGGTAACATTACGGGCGGCACACTGATTTTTGCCTTAATCAGCCACGCTCAGATTCGGAATGACATGAGTGAAGCGGCAAAAGCCAAAGCGCGCGCGGAGCAAAAACGGAAGGAAAGGTGA
- the ccmB gene encoding heme exporter protein CcmB, translating to MLGRVIQRELKIAFRSGAEVINPLWFFLIVITLFPLGIGPDPQQLARIAPGIAWVAALLASLLALERLFRDDFLDGSLEQLLLLPTPLPVTVLGKVIAHWLITGLPLILLSPLAALLLSLDFASWRAMALTLLLGTPTLSFLGAIGTGLTVGLRRGGVLLSLLVLPLAIPVLIFASAAIDAAGQGLPIGGYLAILGAMLAGSATLSPFATAAALRISLH from the coding sequence ATGCTGGGGCGTGTTATTCAGCGCGAGCTGAAAATTGCTTTCCGCAGCGGTGCAGAAGTGATTAACCCGCTGTGGTTTTTCCTGATTGTCATCACGCTGTTTCCGCTGGGTATTGGTCCGGATCCACAGCAGTTAGCACGTATTGCGCCCGGTATTGCCTGGGTCGCTGCTTTACTGGCGTCACTGCTGGCGCTGGAGCGCCTGTTTCGCGATGACTTTCTGGATGGTTCGCTGGAACAGCTTTTGCTGTTGCCAACTCCGCTACCGGTAACGGTTCTGGGCAAAGTGATCGCTCACTGGCTGATTACCGGATTACCGCTGATTTTATTGTCGCCACTGGCGGCTCTGTTGCTCTCGCTGGATTTTGCCAGCTGGCGTGCCATGGCGTTGACCCTGCTACTGGGTACGCCAACCCTGAGTTTTCTTGGCGCGATTGGCACCGGATTAACCGTCGGGCTGCGGCGCGGCGGCGTGTTACTGAGTTTGCTGGTATTGCCGCTGGCGATACCGGTTTTAATTTTTGCCAGTGCGGCGATTGATGCCGCCGGACAGGGACTGCCGATTGGTGGCTATCTGGCGATTCTTGGCGCCATGCTGGCAGGCAGCGCTACGCTCTCCCCGTTTGCAACGGCGGCGGCGCTGCGTATCAGCCTGCATTAA